One Saccharomyces eubayanus strain FM1318 chromosome XVI, whole genome shotgun sequence DNA segment encodes these proteins:
- the YIG1 gene encoding Yig1p — translation MGIPMQIYQGQNRVLFYDRRSQNEPDERVNRYCYYTASNDYPQLPNAIKEQICRFLSSSLGENDLEAENSVEDEEEVEDGPRSDTGLEFVRINNHFSSHDLRSFKSYKNFNNEYWMFYSDETDDRKVVLYDFKDQHFIVIKQQFHGQLNLLLSNTITCMDCNFDYNTSTVQVLIGFQNGKLLKLCCDLNGNVNNHLLLKDPSTSFYQHGRNRSILNVWAGLLPHFVVSFGMEEGLLITSLNHQQANGDLQSFKTSFDLPRNLGSATNAKSVLNFPQFTLYKGDSLICHCDNVLEPTDSANKELDFMLKIDECVQNIDYLSRTDHVLVESNLRYLSIPVPNSTDDPSSIENNKEICPIFYKTQELNMHDPRTGRQTANNGKYIFITEQHLYGTALSVYKYSTSFERWSFVGYSDIRAKYGIKNVKDIFVGNCPSINSPIVAILTDDNNIQTILLK, via the coding sequence ATGGGTATTCCTATGCAGATATATCAGGGCCAGAACAGGGTGCTATTTTACGACAGGAGAAGTCAGAACGAGCCAGATGAACGTGTTAATCGGTATTGTTACTACACTGCAAGTAACGACTACCCACAGCTGCCAAATGCGATAAAGGAGCAGATTTGTCGGTTTTTGTCGAGCAGCCTGGGAGAAAATGATTTGGAAGCGGAAAACTCGGTTGAGGACGAGGAAGAGGTTGAAGATGGTCCTCGAAGTGACACAGGATTGGAATTTGTTAGGATtaataaccatttttcttcccatGACTTGCGAAGTTTTAAAAgttataaaaattttaacAACGAGTACTGGATGTTCTATTCTGACGAAACAGATGATAGGAAAGTAGTGCTGTATGATTTTAAGGATCAGCATTTCATCGTCATTAAGCAGCAATTCCATGGCCAGCTGAACTTATTGTTGTCGAACACAATAACCTGTATGGACTGTAATTTTGATTATAATACAAGCACCGTTCAAGTCCTGATTGGTTTTCAGAATGGAAAGCTCTTAAAACTATGCTGTGACTTGAATGGAAACGTTAATAATCACCTACTTCTGAAGGACCCTTCAACTTCCTTTTATCAGCATGGGAGAAATCGGTCTATACTAAATGTTTGGGCAGGTTTGCTGCCCCATTTTGTTGTATCATTTGGTATGGAAGAGGGACTGCTAATAACTTCTCTGAATCACCAGCAAGCAAACGGGGATTTACagagtttcaaaacaagTTTTGATTTACCTAGAAATCTAGGAAGTGCCACAAATGCCAAGTCCGttttaaattttccacAGTTTACTCTATACAAGGGAGACAGCTTGATATGTCACTGTGATAATGTCTTGGAGCCTACTGATTCTGCAAACAAGGAATTAGATTTTATGTTGAAAATAGATGAATGTGTTCAAAATATAGATTATCTTTCAAGAACAGACCATGTCCTGGTTGAATCGAACTTGAGATATCTCTCGATTCCAGTACCAAACTCTACCGACGATCCTAGCtctattgaaaacaataaagaaatttgtcCGATCTTCTACAAGACACAAGAACTTAATATGCATGATCCAAGAACAGGGCGCCAAACAGCAAACAATGGCaagtatatttttataacaGAGCAGCATCTTTACGGGACGGCGCTCTCGGTATACAAATATTCGACATCTTTCGAACGGTGGTCGTTTGTTGGTTATTCAGATATCAGGGCTAAGTATGGCATAAAGAATGTGAAAGACATTTTTGTAGGTAATTGCCCCTCCATAAATAGCCCAATTGTGGCCATCCTTACTGATGATAATAACATTCAAACAATTCTTCTTAAATAG
- the CSM4 gene encoding Csm4p: MFKGCVARKVAPSLYMVRSYLVTCKRKQQSWLLHRRLCTLNNNYFFLEWELLFLTNEVVKWKEMIGFLESQLSCIKCYIEIEKPSYGQNFQRLIDDYNEQLNENNVVISILKNRPRVSPFPVYLYDEVYSRTKLAIAELDSLIIISFISLVFLWVSIEI; this comes from the coding sequence ATGTTCAAAGGGTGTGTGGCAAGAAAGGTGGCGCCAAGCTTATACATGGTTCGTAGCTACCTGGTGACTTGCAAAAGGAAGCAGCAGTCGTGGTTGTTGCATAGAAGGTTGTGCACattaaataataattacTTCTTTTTAGAATGGGAACTGCTTTTTTTAACTAATGAGGTCGTAAAGTGGAAGGAAATGATCGGTTTTTTGGAGAGCCAGTTGTCATGCATAAAATGCTACATCGAGATAGAGAAGCCAAGCTACGGGCAAAACTTCCAGCGTCTGATAGATGATTACAATGAGCAACTGAACGAAAATAATGTTGTTATTTCCATTCTGAAGAATAGACCGCGGGTTTCTCCATTCCCCGTATATCTTTACGATGAAGTATATTCACGTACCAAACTTGCCATCGCGGAGTTGGACTCGTTGATAATAATCTCTTTTATTTCCTTGGTGTTTTTATGGGTATCGATAGAAATCTAA